CGACCTAGACCGCTGCCCGACTGCCGGCAGAATCCCCAAGCCTTTACTGGCGTCATGCCGAATTTCCACCCAGGTCATTTCTGGTACTGAACCAGTCTGCGGAGGCTAACTCAACGTCACGCCAAAGCGGCGCAAGCACTCCATCGCATCACAACCGCTGTGCCGAACGCCTTCGACCGCAGACTTCAGCTTCTACATCGGAATTTGGGGAGCGATCGCTGGCTTGACTATAAGGGCGATTATGCTACCCTTTGGCTGGGGCCCGTAGCTCAGTTGGTCAGAGCAGCTGACTCATAATCAGCCGGTCGTCCGTTCGACCCGGACCGGGCCCATTCCTGCTAAGAAGCTAAGACCCAGCATGCAGAACGACACGAGCCAGAACGAGAACAGTGTTACTTGGACTGTGCATCGGGCCGGGGATGCACCGGCGAAGGCGGTGCTGGTGGGGTTTTTGCTTATTGCCGTCGTTGCCTTCGGGTGGTGGTACGCCGGCCCAACACTTGCCGTTGTTGCAATCGTTGTTCTCTTCGCCAGTCTGCATACTTTTTTCCTGCCGATTACCTGTACCATGAACAAGGAGGGCGTGACGATTGACAAGCGACTGTTCCGTTACACCTACGAGTGGGACCGGTTCCGGAGATGGTTTCGCACGACCGGCGGAGTTGTACTCTCGCCATTCTCGCACCGGACGTTTCTGGACAACTTCCGGGGAGTCCACCTGCTCTTGCCTGCAGACCCCCATCCAGTCATTGCCTTTCTTGAGCGACAGTTTCCGGCCACTAGCGGCGACAACTCACACGGCGGTTCGGAAGCGGGCCTTGACACTGGAGGTGGCGCAGCTAAGATGGAGCGCAAGGACTAGCATGAAGCAGAAACCACTCAAACAGCCACCACCGAAGACGCCGAAGAAACCGGCGCGACCCCAAGTCGCTCTGGGCAGGAAGAATTACATCATCATGGCCGTCGGTATTGTGATCGTGGCCATCGGCTTTATTACGCTCGCTCGCGGTTCGATAACACTTGCGCCGCTCCTTCTTGTCTTGGGCTACTGCGTGCTGATTCCGGTCTCGCTGTTGGTGAAGTGACAGTGAAGGGGCCGCGAGTTACCGCTGAAGAGGTTCGTGCGCTTGTCGTCCGGCTGGCGCGGGAAATCAGCCACCGGAATCAGGGTGTGGGCGACTTGGCGATGGTCGGCATCAAACGCCGTGGAGTACCGCTGGCACGGCGGCTGGCCGAGCTTGTAAGTCGGGGCCGCAGAACCAAGATACCGGTCGGCGCAATGGACATAACGCTCTATCGGGACGACCTGCAACTGGTAGCCGAGACACCGATTGTGCGCGGATCGGAAATTGGCTTCGACCTGAACGGCCGGACCGTGGTACTGGTGGATGATGTGATTTTTACCGGCCGGACCGCCAGGGCCGCCCTGTCCGAACTGCTGGACTTCGGTCGGCCCCGTTCGATTCAACTCGCAGTGCTGATTGACCGGGGACACCGGGAACTACCGATTCAACCAGATTTTACCGGCCGGATTCTCAAGACTGCACGCGATGACTTGGTTGACATCTGCCTCGTCGAAGAAGATGGACGGGACGGGGTTTACGTCACGCGAAGGTGAGCCCAAGTAGAAGGAAGCCGCAAGACAGCGTCCGGACTAAGCAGGCAGTCACCAAGGTAACGAAGTTCCAGTGCCGGGAAGCCGGCAACCAGTCCCCCATGCCGGAACGGATGCGGCATCTTCTGGGAATCGAACAACTTGACCAACGGCAGATAATTGCGATTCTTGAGCAGGCCGAAAGTTTCCTTGGAGTGCTCAAACGCCCGATTCCAGTGGTGCCGGCGTTGCGGGGCAAGACGATCGTCAATCTATTCTTCGAACCTTCAACCAGAACCGCTACGTCGTTTGCACTGGCTGCGAATCGGCTAAGTGCTCAGTGCGTGAATTTCTCGCACGGGACCTCGGCGGTAAGGAAGGGCGAGACGCTGCTCGACACCGCCAAGAACCTTGAGGCAATGCGGGTAGATGGCGTGGTGGTTAGACACTCGATGCCGGGCGCACCACACTTCCTCGCGCGGCGGCTGAAGACGTTTGTGGTGAACGCGGGTGACGGGTGTCATGAACATCCGACCCAGGCGCTGCTAGACGCCTTCACTCTGAGGCAGCGGCTCGGGGACCTCGCAGGAAAAAAAGTGCTTCTAGTTGGTGATATTGCGCACTCACGCGTTGCTCGGTCGAACATCCTGTGCTTTGCGCGGCTCGGGTGCCGGGTTGCGGTATGTGGACCACCGACGATGATGCCGCGCTACGTTGAGCAGCTCGGTTGTGAAGTATTCTATCAGCTTGACCGGATACTTTTCGAAGTGGACGTAGTAAACATGCTTCGAGTCCAGACCGAGCGGATTTCGTCGAGTGCTTTCCCTTCGGTTCGCGAGTACCGAATGCTGTACGGTTTGACCCGGGAGCGTCTAGCGAAGCTGGACCAGAATGTTGTCATCACCCACCCTGGACCGGTGAACTGGGGGGTGGAGATGGATTTCGAGGTTTCGGAGTTGCCCCAAGCGCTGATTCTGCATCAGGTGACCAACGGCGTCGCGGTGCGGATGGCGGTCTTGTATCTTCTGGCTGGAGGAGGTACAGTTGCCGAGTGAGCGGGACTCGGACGGACACAAGCCAGTGATTGTTGATGCAGAGCGCCGGCCGTCCGACGCCGGGAAGCCCAAGTCGGACCCAAAGCAGTCGACGACAGGAGTTTCAGGGGCGAAATCACTGATTGCCGCCGCGGAACGCCGGCGATTTCTGTTCGGCGGCCGGGTAATTGACCCGGCGACGCGAAAAGT
The window above is part of the candidate division WOR-3 bacterium genome. Proteins encoded here:
- the pyrR gene encoding bifunctional pyr operon transcriptional regulator/uracil phosphoribosyltransferase PyrR, which codes for MKGPRVTAEEVRALVVRLAREISHRNQGVGDLAMVGIKRRGVPLARRLAELVSRGRRTKIPVGAMDITLYRDDLQLVAETPIVRGSEIGFDLNGRTVVLVDDVIFTGRTARAALSELLDFGRPRSIQLAVLIDRGHRELPIQPDFTGRILKTARDDLVDICLVEEDGRDGVYVTRR
- a CDS encoding aspartate carbamoyltransferase catalytic subunit, whose product is MSPSRRKPQDSVRTKQAVTKVTKFQCREAGNQSPMPERMRHLLGIEQLDQRQIIAILEQAESFLGVLKRPIPVVPALRGKTIVNLFFEPSTRTATSFALAANRLSAQCVNFSHGTSAVRKGETLLDTAKNLEAMRVDGVVVRHSMPGAPHFLARRLKTFVVNAGDGCHEHPTQALLDAFTLRQRLGDLAGKKVLLVGDIAHSRVARSNILCFARLGCRVAVCGPPTMMPRYVEQLGCEVFYQLDRILFEVDVVNMLRVQTERISSSAFPSVREYRMLYGLTRERLAKLDQNVVITHPGPVNWGVEMDFEVSELPQALILHQVTNGVAVRMAVLYLLAGGGTVAE